A genomic stretch from Desulfotignum balticum DSM 7044 includes:
- the hutC gene encoding histidine utilization repressor: MGTSSRPLALYEQIKQSLIREMDAGLLKPDDRVPSETQLSQSFNTSRMTANRALKELAEQGRIVRIQGVGTFVARPKPDAALLEIKSIAREIADWGGIHSCEVLLLAEESANKEIAARLNLRPGDTVFHSILLHKDRGVGVQYSERFINPAVAPAYLDQDYTRITPSDYLLETAPVQAAEHVIEAVRCPAHVLKLLGLDAAEPCLRLTRRTWSFDRVATYSTMIFPGFRYQLKGTFNRRSIQ; encoded by the coding sequence GTGGGAACATCATCACGTCCGCTGGCGTTGTATGAACAGATCAAGCAGTCTCTGATCCGGGAAATGGATGCCGGGCTTTTGAAGCCGGATGACCGGGTGCCTTCGGAAACGCAATTGTCCCAAAGCTTTAACACCTCCCGGATGACCGCCAACCGGGCCCTCAAGGAATTGGCTGAACAAGGGCGCATTGTAAGGATTCAGGGGGTGGGTACGTTTGTGGCCCGTCCCAAACCCGATGCAGCCCTGCTGGAAATCAAAAGCATTGCCAGAGAAATTGCAGACTGGGGCGGGATTCATTCCTGTGAGGTGCTGCTGCTGGCTGAAGAGAGCGCAAATAAGGAGATTGCGGCCCGGTTGAACCTGAGGCCCGGAGATACCGTGTTTCATTCCATTTTGCTTCATAAAGACCGGGGCGTGGGGGTCCAGTATTCGGAGCGGTTCATCAACCCGGCCGTGGCGCCGGCGTATCTGGACCAGGATTATACCCGGATCACCCCCAGTGATTATCTGCTGGAGACCGCCCCGGTCCAGGCGGCGGAGCATGTGATCGAAGCCGTGCGCTGCCCGGCCCATGTGCTCAAACTTCTGGGGCTCGATGCGGCGGAACCCTGTCTGCGCCTGACCCGGCGCACCTGGTCCTTTGATCGGGTGGCCACTTACAGTACCATGATATTCCCGGGGTTTCGGTATCAACTGAAAGGCACCTTCAACAGGAGATCAATCCAATGA
- the hutH gene encoding histidine ammonia-lyase, with protein sequence MNEKTIVLDGDHFQLEELVGIARNQWQAVIADTSKTRIHKARTLVDTWVKKGERIYGVTTGFGALSDVPISYADTKRLQKKILLSHAAGMGKEMPEDVVRAMMALRINDFCRGNSGLRLETIQMLADLLNKGIVPVVPEKGSVGASGDLVPMAHLSLVMIGEGEAVVDGQRMSGAKALAARSLKPLELAAGEGLALINGTQFMIALGCLALHDALNLCKHADIAASMSLETLMGTRTAFDPRIHQARPHPGQIMAAENMLKITENSEIISSHQDCSRIQDAYTLRCSPQVHGASWDAFAYVDNVIRVEMNASTENPLIFPESEEFLSGGNFHGQPLALACDFLGIAIAELANISERRIERLVNPQLSGLPAFLVEDGGLNSGYMIAQYAAAALVSENKGLAHPASVDSIPTSANKEDHVSMGAFAARKCRDIVLNTENVIAIELLCGAQAIDLFTNIKAGDGTLAAYRTIRQHVDYMKEDRQLSKDIATVKALLEDGAIVRAVESAVGKLY encoded by the coding sequence ATGAATGAGAAAACCATTGTTCTGGACGGCGATCATTTTCAACTGGAAGAACTGGTGGGTATTGCCAGAAACCAATGGCAGGCGGTTATTGCCGACACTTCCAAAACGCGGATTCATAAAGCCCGGACCCTGGTGGACACCTGGGTGAAAAAAGGGGAACGCATTTATGGGGTGACCACGGGTTTCGGCGCGTTGTCTGATGTGCCCATCTCCTATGCCGATACAAAACGGCTTCAGAAAAAAATTTTATTGTCCCATGCCGCCGGCATGGGCAAAGAGATGCCCGAAGATGTGGTCAGGGCCATGATGGCCCTGCGGATCAATGATTTCTGCCGGGGCAATTCCGGGCTGCGTCTGGAAACCATCCAGATGCTGGCGGACCTGCTCAACAAAGGAATCGTGCCGGTGGTCCCGGAAAAAGGGTCTGTGGGGGCCAGCGGAGACCTGGTACCCATGGCCCATCTGTCCCTGGTGATGATCGGCGAAGGCGAAGCCGTTGTGGACGGGCAGCGCATGTCCGGGGCCAAAGCCCTGGCAGCAAGGTCTTTAAAGCCCCTGGAACTGGCGGCCGGGGAAGGCCTGGCCCTGATCAACGGAACCCAGTTCATGATTGCCTTAGGGTGTCTGGCCCTGCATGATGCCTTGAATCTGTGCAAACATGCAGACATTGCCGCATCCATGAGCCTGGAAACCCTCATGGGAACAAGGACGGCTTTTGATCCGAGGATTCATCAGGCACGGCCCCATCCGGGCCAGATCATGGCCGCGGAAAACATGCTCAAAATCACGGAAAATTCGGAAATCATCTCTTCCCACCAGGACTGTTCACGGATCCAGGACGCGTATACCCTGAGATGCTCTCCCCAGGTCCATGGCGCGTCCTGGGATGCGTTTGCCTATGTGGACAATGTGATCCGGGTGGAGATGAACGCGTCCACGGAAAACCCGCTGATTTTTCCGGAATCCGAAGAATTTCTGTCCGGCGGCAATTTCCACGGCCAGCCCCTGGCCCTGGCCTGTGATTTTTTAGGCATTGCCATTGCCGAACTGGCCAATATTTCCGAACGGCGCATCGAGCGCCTGGTCAATCCCCAATTGTCCGGCCTGCCCGCGTTTCTGGTGGAAGACGGGGGATTGAATTCCGGTTACATGATCGCCCAGTATGCGGCGGCAGCCCTGGTGTCGGAAAACAAGGGCCTGGCCCATCCCGCATCCGTGGATTCCATTCCCACGTCAGCCAACAAGGAGGATCACGTGTCCATGGGGGCGTTTGCGGCCCGAAAATGCCGGGACATTGTGTTGAACACGGAAAACGTCATTGCCATCGAGCTGCTGTGCGGGGCCCAGGCCATTGATCTGTTCACCAATATCAAGGCCGGGGACGGGACCCTGGCCGCCTACCGCACCATCCGTCAGCATGTGGATTATATGAAAGAAGACCGGCAGCTGTCCAAAGATATTGCCACAGTCAAGGCCCTGCTGGAAGACGGGGCCATTGTCAGGGCCGTGGAATCGGCGGTGGGGAAACTGTATTAA
- a CDS encoding MoaD/ThiS family protein has protein sequence MTAMVHIHLVHRQHTDGNKTVEVKGDTVGRALADLIRQYPAMEKELFDKKGGLHGHIEIYLNAESAFPGELEKPVAPGDDIQIITFLAGG, from the coding sequence ATGACAGCGATGGTTCATATTCATCTGGTTCATCGGCAGCATACAGACGGCAACAAAACGGTTGAGGTGAAAGGAGATACCGTGGGCCGGGCACTGGCGGATCTGATCCGGCAGTACCCGGCCATGGAAAAAGAATTGTTTGATAAAAAAGGCGGATTACACGGCCATATCGAGATCTATCTGAACGCGGAAAGCGCGTTCCCAGGCGAGCTGGAAAAACCGGTGGCCCCCGGGGATGACATCCAGATCATCACATTTCTGGCCGGGGGATAA
- a CDS encoding NAD(P)/FAD-dependent oxidoreductase, with translation MKLVIIGNGIAGNQVAFDVRKKDPDAQIVILSAEDVPEYDPCSLPYFLGGECGRMDVFRKTSKDYADGRIELLYDSKVVSIDPENKTVTPHTGEPIGYDNLVLAHGGDLFIPPIPGIDTPGVFSCKQLGETQKLAAHKGTRAVVIGSGAIGIEAAEALKRKGYEVYIIELMDWILPSLFDEPTAKRLENELTGYGIQVFTHEKVLEIKGAGQVTAVVTDRRTIDCDTVVVATGVVPGTALAQTAGIETGRGIQVNRQMQTSIPDIYACGDCVETIDACTGEIAMFQLKHNAIEQAQVAARHILGEPVRYLGAYAFARAHFFDTHAATFGKTQRALDCVFGDKRIVEREDQNNYLRVVMLDNRIVGGQAIGTFADELGLLIGAMWRKDDFLDIAAKMRTLPKGGAVHAWPMVRLGHLLGM, from the coding sequence ATGAAACTTGTGATTATCGGAAACGGCATTGCCGGCAACCAGGTGGCGTTTGATGTGCGAAAAAAAGATCCGGATGCTCAGATTGTCATTCTTTCCGCTGAAGATGTGCCGGAATATGATCCCTGCTCTCTGCCCTATTTTCTCGGGGGAGAGTGCGGCCGCATGGATGTTTTCAGAAAAACGTCAAAAGATTATGCCGATGGGCGCATCGAATTGTTATATGACAGCAAAGTAGTGTCCATTGACCCTGAAAATAAAACCGTCACCCCCCACACGGGTGAACCGATCGGATATGACAACCTGGTGCTGGCCCATGGGGGGGATCTGTTCATTCCGCCCATTCCCGGCATTGACACCCCGGGCGTGTTTTCATGTAAACAGCTCGGGGAAACGCAGAAACTGGCAGCCCACAAAGGCACCCGTGCCGTGGTCATCGGTTCCGGCGCCATCGGGATCGAAGCGGCCGAAGCATTGAAGCGCAAAGGGTATGAGGTGTATATCATCGAACTGATGGACTGGATTCTGCCTTCTTTGTTTGATGAACCCACGGCCAAACGCCTGGAAAACGAGCTGACCGGATATGGTATCCAGGTGTTCACCCATGAAAAGGTGCTGGAAATAAAGGGCGCGGGGCAGGTTACCGCCGTGGTCACGGACCGGCGCACCATAGACTGTGACACCGTGGTGGTGGCCACGGGCGTGGTGCCGGGAACGGCCCTGGCCCAGACCGCAGGCATCGAGACGGGCCGGGGCATCCAGGTGAACCGGCAGATGCAGACCAGCATACCCGACATCTATGCCTGCGGCGACTGTGTGGAAACCATTGATGCCTGCACCGGGGAAATCGCCATGTTCCAGCTCAAGCACAACGCCATTGAGCAGGCCCAGGTAGCGGCCCGGCACATTCTTGGCGAACCGGTCCGGTATCTGGGGGCATATGCCTTTGCCCGGGCCCATTTCTTTGACACCCATGCCGCTACTTTCGGCAAGACCCAGCGGGCTTTGGATTGTGTGTTCGGAGACAAGCGCATTGTGGAACGGGAAGACCAAAACAATTACCTGCGGGTGGTGATGCTGGACAACCGGATTGTGGGGGGCCAGGCCATCGGCACGTTTGCCGATGAGCTGGGGCTGCTCATCGGCGCTATGTGGCGGAAAGATGATTTTCTGGACATTGCCGCCAAAATGAGGACCCTGCCCAAAGGCGGGGCCGTACATGCCTGGCCCATGGTCCGGCTGGGCCACTTGTTGGGAATGTAG
- a CDS encoding 4Fe-4S dicluster domain-containing protein produces MNMRREQLAIDPEKCTGCRRCMIACAMKHHGRIDPDLSRVNIIGLDSKDLNVPVICMACDTAPCIKVCPMNARIRQANGTVTTNTDVCIGCRACVYICPVGSPRINPYTGRTMTCDMCEGETEPWCVAACRQEKALTLCTQGSVSHRATRKAASKTKQFHTGG; encoded by the coding sequence ATGAACATGCGGCGAGAACAGCTTGCCATTGATCCTGAAAAATGCACGGGATGCCGGCGATGCATGATTGCCTGTGCCATGAAGCATCACGGCCGCATTGATCCGGATCTTTCCAGAGTGAATATCATCGGGCTGGATTCAAAGGACCTGAATGTGCCCGTGATCTGCATGGCCTGTGACACGGCCCCGTGCATCAAGGTGTGTCCCATGAACGCCCGGATCCGCCAGGCCAACGGCACGGTGACCACCAACACCGATGTCTGCATCGGGTGCCGGGCCTGTGTCTATATCTGCCCGGTTGGAAGCCCCCGGATCAATCCCTATACCGGCCGGACCATGACCTGTGACATGTGTGAAGGTGAAACCGAACCCTGGTGCGTGGCTGCCTGCCGGCAGGAAAAAGCGTTGACCCTGTGTACCCAGGGAAGCGTGTCCCATCGTGCGACCCGGAAGGCGGCCTCCAAAACCAAACAATTTCACACCGGTGGATGA